One Streptococcus sp. DTU_2020_1001019_1_SI_AUS_MUR_006 DNA window includes the following coding sequences:
- a CDS encoding HAMP domain-containing sensor histidine kinase — translation MGIKLKGRSLKIIFLEYLISVGIVLILSFGLVILMFTTMYSLGFILPADYTENQIYERKNAIANTETFDKNLIPDNASYLLISKDGNIITSSMSKDEEDRAIRYYNNERVYNTPSYSYIEILRNDGYCIIQYSVKPYFTNKFMAKYFPNVNVVYVSILILVSLLNTLVVTIVWAKYLVKQLSPIFAASEKISEQTLDFDLHYSRVKEFNEVLFSLEKMRNALQESLIKEWIQEENKQKQISALIHDLKTPVSIVQGNAELLKKTSVTEDQSIYIDYILRNSNRISEYIKTLLIMNKNSNATEYQPQSLAVKTVSEQLVTVSKELMSINSNNLKTNVVVEDGIMSVDLKLLERALQNVLANSIENNNGIVTLELNLKTVDEFLEISVLDNGKGFSDIDLIHAKEQFYRGDYSRHSATNYGIGLFITEQIIKLHGGSVILKNREACRGAEVKFILPIQNDK, via the coding sequence ATGGGAATAAAATTAAAAGGGCGATCGCTAAAAATAATATTTTTAGAATATCTAATAAGTGTAGGAATTGTATTGATTCTTTCATTTGGTTTAGTAATTCTGATGTTCACCACCATGTATTCATTAGGATTTATTTTACCTGCTGATTACACAGAAAATCAGATTTATGAGAGGAAGAATGCGATAGCCAATACAGAGACCTTTGATAAAAATCTTATACCAGATAATGCCTCATATCTATTAATTTCAAAGGATGGAAATATCATTACTAGTTCAATGAGTAAAGATGAAGAAGATAGAGCAATTCGATACTATAATAATGAGAGAGTATATAATACCCCATCTTATAGCTATATAGAAATTTTACGAAATGACGGTTATTGTATTATTCAATATTCAGTAAAACCCTATTTTACAAATAAATTCATGGCAAAATATTTTCCTAATGTCAATGTAGTGTATGTCAGTATTCTTATTTTAGTTAGTTTACTAAATACATTGGTTGTTACAATAGTATGGGCTAAATATCTTGTGAAACAACTCTCACCTATATTTGCTGCTTCCGAAAAAATATCAGAACAAACTTTAGATTTTGACCTGCATTATTCAAGAGTCAAAGAATTTAATGAAGTTCTATTTAGTTTAGAGAAAATGAGAAATGCTTTGCAAGAGTCATTAATCAAAGAGTGGATACAGGAAGAAAACAAGCAAAAACAGATTTCTGCTTTGATACATGACTTGAAAACCCCAGTATCTATTGTTCAAGGAAATGCTGAGTTGCTTAAAAAGACATCTGTGACAGAGGACCAGAGTATTTATATAGATTATATACTGAGGAATAGCAATAGAATATCTGAATATATAAAAACACTTCTAATCATGAATAAGAATTCTAATGCCACTGAATACCAGCCACAATCGTTGGCAGTAAAAACTGTATCAGAACAATTGGTAACAGTTTCTAAAGAACTAATGTCAATTAATTCTAACAATCTAAAAACTAATGTAGTAGTTGAAGATGGTATAATGAGTGTAGACTTGAAACTCTTAGAGAGAGCATTGCAAAATGTCTTAGCGAATTCAATTGAAAATAATAATGGAATAGTTACATTGGAATTGAATTTAAAAACTGTAGATGAATTTTTAGAAATATCAGTATTAGATAACGGGAAAGGTTTTTCTGATATCGATTTAATTCACGCAAAAGAACAGTTCTATCGTGGAGATTATAGCAGGCATTCTGCAACCAATTATGGTATTGGATTATTTATTACTGAACAAATAATTAAATTACATGGTGGATCAGTAATCTTGAAAAATAGAGAAGCTTGTCGTGGTGCTGAAGTTAAATTTATATTACCGATACAGAATGATAAATGA